TGTCCAGCAGGTCGGTGTCGGTCAACTGGTTGCCGTTGGTCAGGAAGACCATCACCGTCTGCCGCTCGGGGTAGTAGCGCACCTCCGACTCGAAACCGTCGTAGGAGCCGGTGTGGCCATAGGCCGTGCCCCAGCGGTCGTCCCAGATCTCCAGCCCCATGGCATAGGCGGTTTCCAGGTCGGTGGTGGTCTGCATGGTCTTCAGCATGGCCGGCGACAGCAGCCGCCCGTCGCGGAACAGGGCGAAGGCGAACCGCTCCAGATCCTCCGCCGTGGTCACCAGCGGCCCGTCGCCGGTGATCGACGTCCAGGAATAGGTGCTGACGTCCCCGTCCTCTTCCGTGTAGCCGTGGGCCAGGGTGGGATCGCGGAAATTGCCGGCCCCCACCGTGGTGGCGGTCATGCCGGCGGGGGCGAAGATGCGCCGCTTCAGCGACTCGGCGAACGAGGTGCCGTCCGCCGTCTCCACCACCTGTCCCAGCAGCACGTAATTGCTGTTGGAATAGTCGTAGACCTGCCCCGGACGCCCCGGCGGCTTTTCCCCGCGGGCGAAGGCCATGGATTCGGCGGCGGTCCAGATGTGGTCGGGCCGTTCGCTGCTGGCGTCGGAAAACCGCTCGTTCAGGTAATCGGGGATGCCCGAGGTGTGGGTCAGCACCTGTTCCAGCGTGGCCGACTTGATGTTGGCGATGCGGTCGGTGGGCATGGTGCCCAGCAGCCCGGCGATGGGCGACGACAGCGCCAGCCGCCCCTCCTGCACCAGTTGCAGCGTCGCCACCGCGGTCGCCATCTTGCCGACCGAGGCCACGTAGAACCGCGACTGCGGGGTCATGGTCACCGCCTTTTCGCTGTCGGCCATGCCGGCGGCCACCACGCTGCGCCCCATGGGCCCCGACACCAGAAGCACGCCGCCGGACAGCGATTCCGCCTTGATGAAGCGGTTCAGCATGCCCTGAAAATTCTGCGCCCGCACCGGCCCGGCCAGCACCAGCACCACCACCATCAGCACGAACGGCAACCATCCGGCGGCCCGGCCGCGCAACCCCATAGCAGTCATCGCCCAATCCCTCTCGACACCATCGGTGTAGCTGGGGGAGGATGCACCGGATACGCCAAAAGACGCCATCCTTCCGGCGTATTTTTGCGCGATATCTGCCTTGCCGACACACTCTTGCTCACCGCATTGCGAATCATGACCCGTTCCGTGCTTTTGCTGGTTGCCTGCCTCGGCCTGGCCCTGGGCCTTGTTGGGGTTTCGTGGAGCACCCCCGCGGCGGCGGGGGCGCCGGTGGCCCTGGTGGTGGGCAACGGCGCCTATGTGGAAGCCGCCCCGTTGGCGAATCCGCCCAACGACGCCCGCGCCGTCGCCGCATCCCTCACCCGCCTCGGCTTCGAGGTGATCGAGGGCTACGACCTGGACAAGCGCGGGCTGGAGGCGGCGCTGCGCCGCTTCGGCGAGCGGGTGCCCAACGCCGACATCGCCTTCGCCTTCTTCGCCGGCCACGGGCTGCAGGTGGCGGGCAAGAACTATCTGGTGCCGGTGGACGCCAAGCTGGTCCGCGAACAGGATCTGCGGTACGAGGCCGTGCCCATGGACACCCTGCTGGAAGAGATGCAGGGTGCCCGCAAGGTCCGCATCATGGTGCTGGACGCCTGCCGCAACAACCCGTTCGGCGACCGCATGGCGCGGTCCATGGGGGCGGGGCGCTCGGCGGCGGTGGGCCGCGGTCTGGCGCGGGTGGAGGGCTTGAGCGTCGATACGCTGGTGGCCTATGCCACCGCCGCCGACGACATCGCGCTCGACGGCAACGACAGCAACAGCCCCTTCACCACGGCCCTGCTCCAGCACATGGAAACGCCGGGCCTGGACGTGCGGCTGCTGTTCGGGCGGGTGCGCGATTCGGTGATCTCTCAGACCAACGGCAAGCAGCAGCCGTTCATCTACGGCTCGCTCGGCGGGTCGGAGGTGATGCTGAAGCCCGGCCCCACCCAGGCCGCGGCAGCGGCGGCATCCGCCGGCGCGCCGGCCCGTCAGGCGGGGGCCCCGGCGGCGGACACCACGCTGGAGGTGGTGTTCTGGAACAGCATCAAGGACAGCGCCAACCCCGCCGATTTCACCGCCTATCTGGAACAATACCCCAACGGCGCCTTCGCTCCCCTGGCCCGCAACCGTCTGCGCGCCACCGGCGCGCAAGGGGGAACTGCCGGGACGGCGCCGGGCGGGGCGGCACAGCCGCCGGCCCCGGCCGGCACGCGGGTGGCCCAGACGGTGACGCCCGTCCAGCTTTCCCCCGCCGGCCTGCCGCCCAGCATGGCCCCGGCACCCGCCGCCCCGGCGCCCGTGACGCAGACGGCGCCCGTGACGCAGACGGCGGCGCTGTCGCCCGCCGCGGTGCCGCCCACCGTCACCGGGGTCAACGGTGGCGGGGGCGAATGCCGCGCGGGGGAACGGCTCTTCGCCTTTTCCGACGATGCCTGGTATCCGGCCACCGTACGCGGACCGGCGGGGCGCCCCGGTTTCTGTGTGGTGCGCTTCGACGGCTATTCGGAGGACGAGGACGAGGTGGTTTCCCCCGACCGCATCCGTCCGTTCGCCGGCGGCGGCCCCGGCCTGCCGGTCGGGGCGTGCAGCGCCGGGGTGGCGGTGGTCGCCGAAAGCGATGCCGTCTGGTATCCCGCCACCATCGTCAAGGGCACGGCCCAGGGCTGCACCGTGCGCTACGACGATCCCGGCATCAACGGCGAGAGCCTGCCGCTGGCGCGGCTGCGGACCCGCCCGTAAGCGGAACGGGCGGCGCCTGGCCCAGAACGGCGCCCACGGCCTTCAGCGGTCCGTGCGCGTCGCAGACGATCTTGAACACCGCCAGGATCGGCACCGCCAGCAGCGCCCCCGGCACCCCCCACATCCAGCCCCAGAACAGGATCGACACGAACACCGCGATGGGGTTCAGCGCCAGCCGCCGCCCGACGATCAGCGGGGTGAGCACGTTGCCTTCCAGCGTGGTCAGGGCGACGAAAACCACCGGCGGCACCAGCATCTGGGCCGGGGTGTCGAAGGTCAGCGCGCCGGCCAGGGCCAGGATCACGGTCACCACGCCCGGCCCGATGAAGGGGATGTAGTTCAGCACCCCCGCCAGCGTGCCCCACAGGGCGGGGTTGGGCAGCCCCACCGCCCACATGGCCCCGGCGGTGGCCAGCCCCAGGCAGATGTTGATGATGGTGATGGTCGCCAGATAGGCGGCGATGTTCTGCTGCACCGTGGCGGCCAGCAGGGCGTAATGCACCCGGTCGTCCACCGACCGCATGGTGCCGATGACGGTTTCCAGGCTGATCCGCCCGCGCGCCAGGAAAAAGTACAGCAGCACCAGCATGATCACCACGTTGGCGATCACCGCTTCGGTGTGGCTCAGCACCTGGCGGGCCAGCGACGGGCCGCGGATCACCACCTCCTGCGGGTTGGAGGGGCCGGCGATGGATTCGATCTGTTCCGACGCCTTGCGGGCGCGGTCCAGGCTTTCCCGGATGTCCGACAGCTTGACCTGCAGGTCGTTGACCAGCCGCGGCATCCGCTCCACCCACGCGGCGGCGGGGATGCTGAGCGTGGTGAAGGCGACGCCCCCGGCGGTGCACACGCCCACCACCACCACCGCCGCCCCCAGCCAGTCGGGCAGCCCGCAGCGGTACAGCCCCCGCACCACCGGGCGCAGCAGCAGGCTGAGCAGCAGCGCCAGACAGATGGGCAGCAGCACGTCGCGCCCGAAATAGACGGTGTAGAGCAGGGCCAGGATGAACAGCCCCACCACCCCCACCGTCAGCGCCGGGGGGCTGGGCCGGACGGGGGGCGGAACCCCGGCGGCGTCGGGGGCGGGAGCGGGGGAGGGCGCGGGATCGGTCATGAAACCGGTAACGCGCCGGACGGCATTTGGTTCTCAGCCCGTTTGCCGCTTGACGGGGCATCCCCATATGGGTTGCCTGTGGTGCCATCGGACCAGAAGGGGAAGACAGACGATGATGCGCGTGAGCCTGACCGGCCTTGCCGCCGGCCTGATGACGGCGGGGCTGCTGGCCGGGGCGGCGTCGGCGGAAACCGTGGGGTGCGTCGATACCGCCTTCAAGCTGCTGGGCGCCAACCACAAGATCTGCATCGAGGCGTTCGACGATCCCGAAATTCCCGGCGTGGCCTGCCATCTGTCCCAGGCGCGGACGGGGGGGATTTCCGGTTCCCTGGGGCTGGCGGAAGACCCGTCGCGCTTCTCGCTGGCCTGCCGTCAGGTGGGGCCGATCACGCTTCCGGCCAAGCTGCCGGCCAAGAAGGAGGTGTTCGACGCCAGCACCGGCATCTTCTTCAAGGAAACCCGCGTGGTGCGGCTGTACGACAAGAAGCGCAACACGCTGGTGTACCTGTCCTATTCCACCAAGCTGGTGGACGGCAGCCCGATGAACGCCATCTCCAGCGTGCCGGTGATGCCGTGGACCGGCAACGCCCCCACCGCCGAGGTCCGCAACTAGGGGGGCTAACCCTCCAGATAACCCAGCCGCACCGCCGTCTGCCCGACATGCACCCGGCGGGCCGGCATGATCATCACGCAGGCGTCGTAGGGGGTGGCCACCGGCTCCGCCCCGTCATAGGCGATGACGGTCCCGCGGACGGGGACCACCTCCATCCCCGCCAGCGGCTGGGTGAAGGCGAAACGCCCGGTGGCGGCGGTGACGGTGTGGGTGACGGTGACGAACCGCTGGGGTGGGGCGGGGGATGCCGCCAGCCCGGCGGCCAGCGGTTCGGGCAGGCGGTCCCTGTCCAGCATGTCCAGCGCCAGCAGGAAACGCAGGCACGCGGTCTCGGCCATCGCCGCGGTTTCCGGCCGCCAGTGCTGGCCGCATTCCACCAGGACGGCGGCGGCCGTGCCGCCGGGATCGGCGAAGGGGCCGTGTTCGATCAGCCGCCGGCCCGCGGCGTGCCCCGCATCGGCCACCACCCAGCCGGGCGCGCCCATGCGCCGGGCGAGTTCCCGCCCGCGGGGCTGCATGCCGCACAGGATCATCGGCGGCGATTCGCCACCCATGGAATGAAGGTCCAGCAGGGCGTCGGCGGATTCATAGAAGGGGCGCAACTGCCGCGCCCGGCGCAGCTCCTGGCTGGTGCGCGGCCCGTCCAGCACGCTGCCGGTCCACAGGCGGTTCATGTCCTCGTCCAGGAAACGGCTGGCATAGGGATGAGCGGGATCGAAACGGTGATAGGCGGCGGTGTTCGCCAGAACCAGCGTCAGGCGCCCCCGCGCAGGCCGCAGCCCCAGCCGCAGCAGCCGTCCGATGGCCGCCGCCCCGGCGATCTCGTTGCCGTGCAGGATGGCGTTGATCAGCGCATGGGGCCCCGGACGTCCGCTGTCCAGGGCCGTGACGTAATCGATGCCGCTGTTGCCGCGCCGGTAGGGCGCGATGTCGGTGGGCGTGACCGGAATGACGGGGCTGACGATCGGGAACAAGGGGGGGAGCGTCCGGCGCTGGGCTGGGGCCTTGTGGTCAAGGCCGGTGTCGGGGGCTTGGCGCCCCGAGTATGTCCAACGCCCGTCCGTGATGCCAGCCCCCGTCAGAACAGTTCCACCTCGTCGTCGTCGGTTCCGGCGCGCGTCCCGAAGGACGCGGCGATCTGCCCGTCCTCGCCCAGGATGGTGATCGGCATGTCCTGCGCGTCGGCGGCGATCTGCAGCGCCAGTTCCATCAGGGCCGCATGGCTGCTGGCCACGTGAATGTGGGACTGGCGGCGCAGGGCGGGGATCAGGGTGACGCTGACGCACATGGTGGCGGCTCCTTTGGCGAAGAGGACGGGGTGGACAGGGGGACGTGCGTCCCCCTCAGTTCCCGGCCCAGGTCGGGCGGATCAGGGGCGGCAGTGGGGGCAGGGGTTTGCCGGCCACGCCGTATTCCAGCTTTGCCGCGGCGGTGAACAGATACAGGCGGTTCTGATCCGACTCGCTCATGGCCAGATGGCGCAGGCGTTCGGCGATTTGCAGCATTTCATTGCAGTTGTTCAGTTCCATGATCGTCCTCCGGCCGGGTGCCAGCTTTTTGATGCCAATGACGGGAAGAAGCGTGCTCCAGGGTTGTTGCGGGCCGTTCGTGGTTTATTGGGGCTCCGTGGTCCGCAATTCCTGGTGTTTGCTTCGATTTTTTCCGGTGTTTGCTTTTCTCATCGTTCCTTGATTTGGTAAAAGCAAAGCCCGTGCCGGTTTTGAACACTAATAAAATCGGCGTAGTTTCCGTATGGTCTTTGGGGCTAACTGTTTGCTCACATTGGTTTTTGGCGGCAAAAAACGGTGAAGCGCCGTTAACCATTGCGGTGCGCAGGCTGCGGCAGGCGCTGTGCGGTTTCCGTCTTGCTGTGCATTTTGCGATTCCGGCGCCGGCGCCGGTGCGGATTGTGACGGTTTTCCATCGACGCACGGCGGCAAAGGGGCTATAGCCAAAGCTTATCCCGGTGACACATGGGTATGCGCCCCAACCGCGGGGCCGGGGGAACGATGAGCTTTGTGATCGAGGATGTCCTCGTTCGCCATGATCCGGCGGGCCGGCGCGTGCCGGTTCTGTTCGATTCGCCCCACAGCGGCACCGTCTACCCCGCCGGCTTCACCTTCGCCTGCCCGCTGGTCCTGCTGCGCCAGACCGAAGACGCCTATGTGGACGAGCTGTTCGCCGCAGCACCCGAAGCCGGGGTGACGCTGCTGGCGGCCTTGTTCGCGCGTGCGTGCGTGGACGTCAACCGGGCGGTGGACGACATCGACCCGGCGATTCTGGACGGGGCGTGGCCGGACCCGCTGCGCCCGTCACCGCGCAGCGCCCATGGGCTGGGGCTGATCCGCACCCTGTGCCGTCCGGGCGTGCCGCTGTACGACGGCCGCCTGCCGGTGGCGGAGGTGGCGGAGCGCATCGCCCGCTATTACCACCCCTATCATTTCCAGGTGTCGAGCGTGCTGGACGGGCTGGCCGTCCGTTTTGGCGGGGTGTGGCATGTGAACTGCCATTCCATGCCGTCGCGTCTGGGCTGGGACAGCCCGCGGCCCGTGGGGGTGGATTTCGTCGTCGGCGACCGCGACGGGGCCAGCAGCGAGCCGGAATTCGTCGCCTTCATCGCCGCCGAATTGCGCGGCATGGGCTATACGGTGGCCGTCAACACCCCGTTCAAGGGGGTGGAACTGGTCAGCCGCTACGCCAACCCGGCGCGCAACCGCCATTCCGTGCAGCTTGAGATCAACCGCAGCCTTTATATGGATGAGGAGACGCTCCAGCGCCACGCCGGCTTCGAGCCGCTGCGCCGGTCGCTGTCCACCCTGGCCGCGCGCATCGCCGATTACGCCGAGGCCAACGTGGCCCGCCGAGCGGCGGAATAGCACACCAAAAAGGCCCCGCCGGTGGACGGGGCCTTTATCCTGTGGCAGGCGTTCAGTGCCCGCGGTTCCGGGCGATGGCGGCGTCGCGCTTGTTGTAGTGGGACACCACCTGCCCGAAAATATAGCCCAGCGAACCGAAGAAGATGATCCAGCCGACCACGTAGAAGGCCGAGTCCACCGCCCGCGACGCCGCGAACAGGCCGAAGAAGCCGAGCAGGCCGATGAGCCCGCCGCTGATCCACTTGCCAGTACCCGCCACGCCCAATCTCCTGTCTGTCTCGTAAGGAATGCCGATACCCGCCGCCGCGGGCCTGTCGGGTGCGGAGTGTGCGATATGGTCGCAGGCAAATCAATCCGCATTCCCACCACCGGCGCTCAAGTTTGCCACGAATTCCCCTCGCCACCGCCGTCATGTTCGGAATGTTCGTTGCGCGGTTAAGATATTTGCATACGGAACCGTCTTTTTGGCATCATTCCTTCCGATGGACCTTTCGGGGCATGATGCCCGGATCGGCGACAGGCAAAGCGCGGCATCAAGCGCTGGAGGATATGGGAAAATGACCGTTATCGGGAACTCGGCGGCCAGCCGGGACAAGGCGTTCTGTTTCCACCCCTACACCAACCTGAAAGCCCACGAGACCACCGGCCCGACCATCATCGAGCGCGGCCAGGGTGTCCGCGTCTTCGACGATTCCGGCAAGGAATACATCGAGGGGCTGGCCAGCCTGTGGTGCGTGTCGCTGGGCTTCGACGAGGAACGCCTGATCGACGCGGCGGTGCGCCAGATGCGCAAGCTGCCGACCTACCACGTCTTCAGCCACAAATCCCACGAAGCCGCCATCGACCTGTCGGAAGCGCTGATCAAGATGGCGCCGGTCCCGATGTCGAAGGTCTTCTTCGCCAATTCCGGGTCGGAAGCCAACGACACCGCCATCAAGCTGATCTGGTACTACAACAACGCGCTCGGACGCCCTGAGAAGAAGAAGATCATCTCGCGGCAGAAGGCGTATCACGGGGTGACCGTGGCGGCGGCCAGCCTGACCGGCCTGCCCAACAACCACCGCGATTTCGACCTGCCCATCGCGCGCATCCTGCACGCCGACTGCCCCCACCACTACCGCTTCGCCGAAGAGGGGGAGAGCGAGGAGGACTTCGCCACCCGTCTGGCCGACAACCTGGAAAAGCTGATCCTGGCCGAAGGGCCGGAGACCATTGCCGCCATGTTCGCCGAGCCGATCATGGGGGCCGGCGGCGTGATCGTCCCGCCCGCCACGTATTTCGACAAGATCCAGGCGGTGTTGAAGAAGTACGACATCCTGCTGGTGGCGGACGAGGTGATCTGCGGCTTCCACCGCACCGGCAACGCCTGGGGCAGCCAGACCTTCGGCCTGAAGCCCGACATCCTGACCTGCGCCAAGGCGCTGTCGTCGGGCTATCTGCCGATTTCGGCGGTGATGGTGTCGGAGGCGGTCTATCAGGCGTGTGTGACGGAGAGCGAGAAGATCGGCATCTTCGGCCACGGCTACACCTATTCCGCCCATCCGGTGTCGGCGGCGGTGGCGCTGGAAACCCTGAAGATCTATGAGGAGCGCGACACGCTGGGCCATGTGCGCGCCGTGGCCCCGCGGCTTCAGGCGGGCTTGCGCGGCCTGCTCAGCCACCCGCTGGTGGGCGAGGCCCGCGGGGTGGGGCTGATCGGTGCGGTGGAACTGGTGGCGGACAAGGACACCCGCGCCGCCTTCGATCCCAAGGCCGGGGTGGGGGCCAAGGTGTCGGCGCTGTGCCAGGAACACGGCCTGATCATCCGCGCCATGGGCGACACCATCGCCGTGTGCCCGCCGCTGATCATCGCCGAGGACGAGATCGACACGCTGTTCACCCGCCTGCGCACCGCGCTGGACGCGGCGCTGCCGCTGGTGAAGGGCTGATTTCACCCTGTTTCCCCTCTCCCCACCGGGGAGAGGGGGATTTTCCATCCGCGCCGCGTCTTGAAAAGATACCGCTCGGTCGGTATCTTTTGCCGTCACCGTGCAACGGGAGGGGCAGCGGGCATGAACGCATCGGTCACGGCCTATGGCTTCCTGGCGGCGGCCATCAGTTGCGAGGTGGTGGGCACCGCGCTGCTGCAGCGGTCCGACCAGTTCTCGCGGCTGCTGCCGGGGGTGGGGACGGTGCTGTTTTACGCCCTGTCGTTCTATTGCCTGTCCCACGCGTTGAAGGTCTTGCCGCTGGGCATCGCCTATGCGATCTGGAGCGGGGTGGGGATCGTCGTCACCGCGTTGATCGGCGTGGCGCTGTTCCGCCAGAGCCTGGACCTTCCGGCGCTGGCGGGCATCGGGCTGATCATCGCCGGGGTGGTGGTGATCAACGCCTTTTCCCGGAGCAGCGCCCACTGACCGACGGACCGATCCAGGGAGCCTCATGACCGCCGGCTACACCCGCAAGAAACAGCCCGCGGCGATCCGGCGGGCGCTGCTGGACCACGCCGCCCGCATCGTGACGGAACAGGGGCTGGCGAACCTGACGGTTCAGGCGGTGGCGGCGGCCGCGGGTGTCACCAAGGGCGGGCTGTTCCACCATTTTCCCACCAAGCAGGCGCTGGTGGACGCGGTGCTGCGCGATCTGCTCGACCGGCTGGACGCCGAGATCGACGCCCTGATGGCCGCCGACCCCGACCCCCATGGGCGTTTCACACGCGCTTATGTGGCGGCGGCCTTCGCCGATCACGCCTCCGCACCGGGCGGGGCGTGGGCGGCGGTATCGCTGTCGATGATGGCCGACACCGCCGTGTCGCGGTTCTGGACCGGCTGGCTGTCGGCCCGGCTGGACCGTCACCGCGCCACCGACGGCGGCCCGGAGATGGAGGTGGTGCGGCTGGCCGCCGACGGCGCGTGGCTGGCGCTGCTGCTGAAGGCCGGCGGCACCCTGGTGGCGGGCGTGCCGGACGTGCGCGCCCGCCTGATGGCCATGACCCGGCGGGGCTGACCCCGCCCTATTGGCCGGCGGGGAGGGAGACCGGGTAAGTGGACGGCTTGCCCCCGGCCACCCCGTCGAACAGCACCAGAACCCGCGTGGTGGGGAACGGGGCCAGCGGCAGCAGGGCTTCCGCCTTGGCCTTCTTCTCCGGCGGGGTCAGTTCGGTGACCAGCCGCGCGCGGTCGGCGTCGGTGTTGTCCAGGTTGACCACGTACACGGCATAGGTCTTCGCCTCTTCCTGCGCCGGGCCGGCCAGCACCAGCAGCCGCCCGTCGGGCAGCGCTGCCAGATCGCGGATGCCCCGGCCGCCCAGGAACAGGGGGATGGTTTCGGAGGCCGGTTCCGGCCCATCGGCGGCGAACAGCGGCGCCACGGCGGTCTTGACCAGAAAGGCGGCCCCGTCCACCACCGGTGCGCGCAGCCCGGCATAGAGCGTGCCGTTCACCACCGCCAGTCCTTCGACGTTCATGCCGTTGTCGGCGGGTTTCTCTTGCAGGCGGGTGCCGTAGAAGGGGCCGACGGTGGCGGCCTTGCGCAGCACCGCCGCCAGCCGGTGGGTCAGGCCGATGGCGGGGGACTCGTCCGTGATCCCGCCGCCCGGCGCGATGCGGGCCAGCACGAAGGTCGAGGGGTTGAACCGGTCGCCGTGGCGGCTGCAGCCGTGCGATCCCGTGATATAGAACCATGGGCCGTCATAGGCCACGGCCTCGCCGTCCAACTCCTTCCAGGGGCCGTTCCGGTCGGCGCAGGCGGTGTCCGGGATGGCGCCGGGGACCGCGGCGGGGCGTTTGTCGGGCAGGACCGGAAAGGAACGGCCCAGCGCCAGCCCGGCGGGCGTCAGCTCCGCCCATTGGGCGGAAAGCCCCTCGTCGGTGACGATCAGGCACCGCTGCCGCTCCGCCGCCGCCGGGGCGCAGGCGATGCCGCTGACGTCCTTCGACGGCTTGCCGCCGGGGGAATCGACGATGGGCCCGTTGGTCAGGGGAAAATCGGTGCCGGTGGCTGGCGCCGCGTGGGCCGGCTCCCCCAGGCACAGGGCAAACCCCATCGCCACCGTCAGCGTGACCATGGAAGCGCGCATGATGATCTCCCCCTTATGTGGTCAACAGGCGTCCTGGGCCGGCATCCGCCCGAACCATTCCCCGTGGAACGCGGCGATGCGGTCCTCCACGCTGCCCAGCACCGCCGGGCGGTCCATCTGGCGCGCACCCTTGTGGGCGGCTTCCGACACGAAACGGTCTTCGGCCAGGACGCGGGTGTTGAAATCGCGCAAGCTGCCGGCCACCGCGTTGCGCGCCGCCCCCCGCTTGCCATCGCCCAGGAACAGCCGGTAGCGCAGCGCGCACCGGTCCGGCGTCAGCGGGTCGTAGGTCTGCAGGCTGAAGAACGCCCCGTGGGTGATGGCGAAGGACAGGTTGGGGAACACGAAATAATGGTCGTAGACCCCGGCCCCGCCGGGGTCGTGGGCCAGCCCCAGCCGCGTGACGATGCCGTCCCACCAGTGGGCGCTGGTGTCCGACAGCCGGGTGGCGCAGCGGGAATGGGCGCCGCAGAACCCCGTCTGCCATTCCTTGACCGTGAAGGGCTTGAAGGTGTCCGGGTGGGTGGCGTCCACGTGATAGACCTCCAGCACGCTTTCGACGCCGATCTTCCAGTTGGCGGTCCAGGTCTGGGTGGCGTCGTCGATCCCGTCGGTGAACAGGTGCCCGGCCCCGTCCAGCACCGTGCCGTAATCGCCCAGCCAGGTGTCGAGGTCCGGCCCGCCGCCCTCCAGCCGGACGAAGACGAAGCGCCCGCGGGCATCCACCTCGTACCGCTCCAGCGCCAGCGCCGCCCGTTCGGCACGCCCGAAGCCGAAGAAGGCGTCGTTGCCGGGAATGCCCACCGGCACCCCGTCGCGGTTGAACAGCCAGGC
This DNA window, taken from Azospirillum fermentarium, encodes the following:
- a CDS encoding aromatic ring-hydroxylating oxygenase subunit alpha — protein: MPAYTGPVISPHAYSDPAVAGEEASRIFRRTWIFAGLAEELAGDNDFVVRDIAGTSVVVQNFGGELRAFRNVCTHRFALIQTEPCGNRRLQCPYHAWLFNRDGVPVGIPGNDAFFGFGRAERAALALERYEVDARGRFVFVRLEGGGPDLDTWLGDYGTVLDGAGHLFTDGIDDATQTWTANWKIGVESVLEVYHVDATHPDTFKPFTVKEWQTGFCGAHSRCATRLSDTSAHWWDGIVTRLGLAHDPGGAGVYDHYFVFPNLSFAITHGAFFSLQTYDPLTPDRCALRYRLFLGDGKRGAARNAVAGSLRDFNTRVLAEDRFVSEAAHKGARQMDRPAVLGSVEDRIAAFHGEWFGRMPAQDAC